The following proteins are encoded in a genomic region of Enterocloster clostridioformis:
- a CDS encoding tyrosine-type recombinase/integrase: MRKNKLPEFMLLLEQFFTEYMPLSSGLSQNTVRSYKHSFRLLFQYVYQTKKKEAGEIRFRDLDFETVDGFLKWIETERGCSVSTRNLRLSALSSFAAYAQNRNFEAATVFANAVRRIPAKKQSVQPRIAFYLDEVSALLRLPDPEKRLGLRDQVLLNLMYASGARAQEICDLKVRDFFVEKNLYKLTVTGKGNKARRIVLAKPSGILLKRYLEETGHAGQLEAYIFSSQTHPQMTISCIEEIYKKYIAIARAEHPGMFLEKSYTPHTMRHTTATHMLEAGVPIVAIKNFLGHSSISTTERYAELSQGAVNRHIRDWNEKWFSHQKETHANQKKENPLPDFLK, encoded by the coding sequence GTGAGGAAAAATAAACTCCCTGAATTCATGCTTCTCCTGGAGCAGTTTTTTACGGAATACATGCCGCTCTCATCAGGGCTTTCCCAGAACACCGTCAGGTCATACAAACATTCTTTCCGGCTTCTGTTCCAGTATGTTTACCAGACGAAAAAGAAAGAGGCTGGTGAGATCCGGTTCCGGGATCTGGATTTTGAGACAGTTGATGGGTTCCTGAAATGGATTGAGACAGAACGGGGCTGCTCCGTGTCTACAAGGAACCTCCGGCTGTCGGCACTTTCCTCTTTTGCCGCTTATGCACAGAACAGAAATTTTGAAGCTGCGACGGTGTTTGCCAACGCAGTCAGGAGAATTCCTGCAAAAAAGCAATCCGTACAGCCAAGGATTGCCTTTTACCTTGATGAGGTGTCAGCCCTGCTCCGGCTCCCTGATCCCGAAAAACGTCTGGGACTGCGTGACCAGGTTCTTTTAAACCTGATGTATGCCAGCGGTGCGAGGGCGCAGGAAATCTGCGACCTGAAAGTCAGGGACTTTTTTGTGGAGAAAAACCTTTATAAGCTGACGGTCACAGGAAAAGGGAACAAGGCACGCCGGATTGTGCTTGCCAAACCCAGTGGAATTCTCCTGAAACGGTATCTGGAGGAAACAGGCCATGCCGGACAGTTGGAAGCCTATATCTTTTCCAGCCAGACACATCCACAGATGACTATTTCCTGCATTGAGGAGATTTACAAAAAATATATCGCCATCGCAAGGGCAGAGCATCCGGGAATGTTTTTGGAGAAAAGCTATACCCCGCATACCATGAGGCACACAACCGCCACACATATGTTAGAGGCCGGTGTTCCGATTGTGGCAATCAAAAATTTCCTCGGACATTCCTCGATTTCCACAACGGAACGGTACGCTGAACTTTCACAGGGAGCAGTGAACAGGCATATCCGGGATTGGAACGAGAAATGGTTTTCCCATCAAAAGGAAACTCATGCTAATCAGAAAAAGGAGAATCCGTTGCCCGACTTCCTGAAATAG
- a CDS encoding tyrosine-type recombinase/integrase: MKEFQSIFKNELAEYIEISQGTISKDTLRNTHRVLLSFDSLLAGENAKEISETFINQWIRALHQANAPKTVSDKVSYLRKFLRYLRYEGYCVFMPDCPKTSDSYVPYIFSDDEIQTLLEGADKWADRHPDPKTRQTDMEFCMLLRMLLGCGFRLGEPLAAKVKDVNFHAGTILIRHAKNDKQRAVPMDQTLTQILERYCIAMGIRTDPESYLFPASRNEGAAVSKGTFDLRFRNLLRETGLYVPGKPHSRGQCLHCFRHYFAIHSFARAEKNGRPADDSVPFLSVYLGHHDMDETEKYLKFSGDMFPEYSGLFEEYAVGVFTEVACEEK, from the coding sequence ATGAAAGAATTTCAATCCATTTTCAAAAATGAGCTTGCAGAATATATTGAAATCAGCCAAGGGACAATCAGCAAGGATACCTTGCGGAATACGCACAGAGTATTGCTTTCATTCGATTCACTGCTGGCAGGAGAAAATGCCAAAGAGATATCGGAAACGTTTATCAACCAATGGATCAGGGCGCTCCATCAGGCAAACGCCCCAAAAACGGTCAGCGACAAGGTGAGTTATCTCCGCAAATTCCTGCGGTATCTCCGGTATGAGGGATACTGTGTTTTCATGCCTGACTGCCCCAAAACATCAGACAGCTATGTCCCGTACATCTTTTCAGACGATGAGATACAGACGCTTCTGGAAGGTGCTGACAAATGGGCTGACAGGCATCCAGACCCGAAAACCCGCCAGACGGACATGGAGTTCTGTATGCTGCTGCGGATGCTCCTTGGGTGCGGGTTCCGGTTGGGCGAGCCGCTTGCCGCCAAAGTAAAGGATGTGAATTTCCATGCCGGGACCATCCTGATCCGCCATGCAAAAAATGACAAGCAGCGTGCCGTCCCGATGGACCAGACCCTGACGCAGATTCTGGAAAGGTACTGCATTGCAATGGGCATCAGGACAGACCCGGAAAGCTACCTGTTCCCGGCATCCAGAAACGAGGGGGCTGCCGTCAGCAAAGGGACTTTTGATTTACGGTTCAGGAACCTTTTGCGGGAAACCGGCCTGTATGTACCTGGGAAACCCCATTCCAGAGGCCAGTGCCTCCACTGCTTCCGCCATTATTTCGCCATTCATTCCTTTGCGCGGGCTGAGAAGAATGGGCGTCCGGCAGACGATTCCGTGCCATTTTTATCTGTCTATCTTGGGCACCATGACATGGACGAGACGGAGAAATACCTGAAATTCAGCGGGGACATGTTCCCTGAATATTCGGGGCTGTTTGAGGAGTATGCCGTCGGCGTATTCACGGAGGTGGCCTGTGAGGAAAAATAA
- a CDS encoding tyrosine-type recombinase/integrase: MNQQTNENTPTLCRYQELNPEMDAFLRTYLEDGWRRGLRESSIHLHDKIGHYFLSAMAETGCMKPQEMNARNIGTACLTISSKWYLSHIRTFLRYAYQSGYTDRDYSGIVPRFKRPQPYPSVYTTEEILKIESSINQDSPHGKRDYAALLLATRLGIRSGDISSMTLECLYFDRNLIRITQHKTGIAMEFPMVPDVKTALERYLREERAGHGSPYVFLRIVPPYSHISVQAITKIVRTAIAAAGIDPDGRKQGAHAFRSSLASSMVNDNIPYEAVRKTLGHTDQNAIRSYARLDLEQLRGYALPVMEATGIFAAFLEGRWGLS; encoded by the coding sequence ATGAATCAACAGACAAATGAAAACACACCTACACTGTGCAGGTATCAGGAACTGAATCCGGAGATGGATGCTTTCCTGAGAACGTATCTTGAAGATGGGTGGCGCAGGGGGCTTCGGGAAAGCTCTATCCATCTGCATGATAAGATTGGGCACTACTTCTTATCCGCCATGGCTGAAACAGGCTGTATGAAACCGCAGGAAATGAATGCCCGGAATATAGGGACTGCCTGCCTGACCATCAGTAGCAAGTGGTATCTTTCACACATCCGGACATTCCTCCGGTATGCTTACCAGTCCGGCTATACCGACAGGGATTACAGCGGTATCGTCCCTCGGTTTAAAAGGCCGCAGCCATACCCCTCGGTTTACACCACAGAGGAAATCCTGAAAATTGAGAGCAGCATAAACCAGGATTCTCCACATGGGAAGCGTGATTATGCAGCCCTGCTCCTTGCGACACGGCTGGGGATCCGGAGCGGTGATATTTCATCCATGACACTTGAATGTCTGTACTTTGACAGGAACCTGATTCGGATTACACAGCATAAAACCGGAATCGCCATGGAATTTCCCATGGTTCCCGATGTAAAAACCGCATTGGAGCGGTATCTGCGGGAAGAACGTGCCGGTCATGGCAGTCCATATGTGTTCCTCCGCATTGTCCCTCCATACAGCCATATCTCCGTGCAGGCAATCACTAAGATTGTAAGGACTGCCATAGCGGCAGCCGGGATTGACCCGGACGGGCGCAAACAGGGAGCACATGCTTTTCGTTCATCCCTTGCAAGCTCCATGGTCAATGACAACATCCCTTATGAAGCAGTAAGAAAAACCCTTGGGCATACAGACCAGAACGCCATCCGCTCCTATGCCAGACTTGATCTGGAACAGCTCCGTGGGTATGCACTCCCGGTCATGGAGGCGACGGGCATCTTTGCCGCATTCCTGGAGGGGAGGTGGGGCCTGTCATGA
- a CDS encoding IS91 family transposase → MNKPTVQDIFRCFYPAYLEKYFPSPEQTKVARNILNCKTGAYGANVSVCEDCGAVHIHYNSCRNRCCPMCQAVPKEMWMDARREDVLDAPYFHLVFTVPDILNPVIYNNQKLLYDTLYHAASATIRELTADSKHLGASVGYICILHTWGTEMNFHPHIHTILLGGGLTPKNEWKDNGTGFFLPIWAISKVFRGKYMDELKNLWNTDQLEFHGSAEKYRNHYAFKELMDSCYDTEWIPCCKKTFNGAQSVIDYLGKYTHRIAISNHRIIRMDDENVTFSVKDYRNKGQWKELTLSGVEFIRRFLMHVPPKRFVRIRHYGLLCTRSKHRKLTLCRNLLGCQKYLSKLRNKEMPEILKQLYGINICVCKSCGGHLGKPQLRIPQRC, encoded by the coding sequence ATGAATAAGCCCACCGTCCAGGATATTTTCCGGTGTTTTTATCCGGCATACCTCGAAAAGTATTTCCCTTCTCCGGAACAGACAAAAGTTGCCCGGAACATCCTGAACTGCAAAACGGGAGCTTATGGTGCAAACGTCAGCGTATGTGAAGACTGTGGTGCAGTTCATATCCACTACAACTCCTGCCGTAATCGTTGCTGTCCCATGTGTCAGGCTGTTCCAAAGGAAATGTGGATGGATGCACGCAGGGAGGATGTGCTTGATGCACCTTATTTCCACCTGGTGTTTACAGTTCCTGATATTCTGAACCCAGTCATTTACAATAATCAGAAACTGTTATATGACACCCTGTATCATGCGGCTTCTGCTACAATCCGTGAACTGACTGCTGACTCAAAGCACCTTGGCGCTTCTGTTGGTTACATCTGCATCCTGCATACATGGGGAACTGAAATGAACTTTCATCCACATATCCATACAATACTGCTTGGCGGTGGTCTGACACCGAAAAACGAGTGGAAAGACAATGGTACGGGGTTTTTTCTTCCCATATGGGCTATCTCTAAAGTCTTCCGCGGGAAATATATGGATGAGCTGAAAAATCTCTGGAATACAGATCAGCTTGAGTTCCATGGAAGTGCAGAAAAATATCGTAATCATTATGCTTTCAAAGAGCTGATGGATTCCTGTTATGATACAGAATGGATTCCTTGCTGCAAGAAAACTTTTAACGGTGCACAGTCTGTGATTGATTACCTTGGAAAATATACCCATAGGATTGCCATCAGCAATCACCGTATCATCCGTATGGACGATGAAAATGTTACTTTTTCTGTCAAGGATTACCGGAATAAAGGACAATGGAAAGAACTGACACTTTCCGGTGTTGAATTTATACGGCGTTTTCTGATGCATGTACCACCCAAACGTTTTGTCAGGATTCGGCATTACGGACTTCTTTGTACCCGCAGCAAACACAGGAAGCTCACTTTATGCCGGAATCTCCTTGGATGCCAAAAGTATCTTTCGAAGCTCCGGAATAAGGAGATGCCGGAAATACTGAAACAGCTTTATGGGATAAACATTTGTGTATGTAAATCCTGCGGTGGTCATCTTGGAAAACCACAGCTTCGAATACCACAAAGATGTTAA
- a CDS encoding tyrosine-type recombinase/integrase: protein MYEKYLEQLEEAGKIRNLKERSINCYKNYVSYFLKYQGKCPEELTCQDVRTFLLAKKEEGLKATTLNLYNSAIRFFYRNVLHILWDDITVPRMIQEHRLPTVLTADEIDRLLDAVDDIKYKAMLAVMYSSGMRVSEVIHLHYDDISRSNMQIHVRDTKNRMDRYTILSKRCLDILTQYWFEKGRPRGILFPNKFTGNYLTVSTLEQVMRRAVADAELPKEASPHCLRHSFATHLMEQGVERQNIQALLGHRDPKSTEVYLHVSNKSIMGIQSPFDRKEGADYE from the coding sequence ATGTATGAAAAATATTTAGAACAGCTTGAGGAAGCCGGAAAAATCCGTAACCTCAAAGAACGTTCCATCAACTGTTATAAAAACTATGTCTCTTACTTTCTGAAATATCAGGGCAAGTGTCCTGAAGAACTTACCTGTCAGGATGTCAGGACTTTTCTGCTTGCAAAAAAAGAAGAAGGATTAAAAGCCACAACTCTGAACCTTTATAATTCAGCTATCCGTTTTTTCTATCGGAATGTCCTGCATATCCTTTGGGATGATATCACAGTTCCACGTATGATCCAAGAACACAGGCTTCCGACTGTACTGACTGCTGATGAAATTGACCGTTTGTTAGACGCTGTTGACGATATCAAATATAAGGCTATGCTTGCAGTCATGTATTCTTCCGGCATGCGGGTTTCTGAAGTAATTCATCTTCATTATGATGACATTTCCCGCTCAAATATGCAGATCCATGTCCGGGATACGAAGAACAGGATGGACCGCTATACCATTCTGTCTAAGCGTTGTCTGGATATCCTTACACAATACTGGTTTGAAAAAGGACGTCCACGTGGCATCCTGTTTCCTAATAAATTTACCGGCAATTACCTGACAGTCAGTACTCTGGAGCAAGTAATGCGGCGGGCAGTAGCTGATGCTGAACTTCCAAAGGAAGCGTCCCCGCACTGTCTCCGCCATAGCTTTGCAACTCATCTGATGGAGCAGGGCGTAGAACGGCAAAATATTCAGGCACTGCTTGGGCACCGTGACCCAAAATCCACGGAAGTTTATCTTCATGTCAGCAACAAATCTATCATGGGAATCCAAAGCCCCTTTGACAGGAAAGAAGGTGCTGATTATGAATAA
- the vapC gene encoding type II toxin-antitoxin system tRNA(fMet)-specific endonuclease VapC translates to MKYMMDTNICIYAIKNKPESVIRKILSQNPEDLCISVVTYAELMHGVEKSQAVEKNRIAMSLFLSAITVLDFDGEAAEVYGQIRAELERKGTPIGPMDLLIAGHARSQGLILVTNNTREFARVTGLRIEDWT, encoded by the coding sequence ATGAAATATATGATGGATACGAATATCTGCATTTATGCCATTAAAAACAAACCGGAATCAGTAATCAGAAAAATCCTGTCACAGAATCCCGAAGACCTGTGCATTTCTGTGGTGACTTATGCAGAACTCATGCATGGCGTGGAGAAAAGCCAGGCTGTAGAAAAGAACCGCATTGCGATGTCGCTGTTTCTCTCCGCAATTACAGTTTTGGATTTTGATGGCGAGGCAGCGGAAGTCTATGGACAGATAAGAGCGGAACTGGAGAGGAAAGGTACGCCAATCGGTCCCATGGACCTGTTAATCGCAGGGCACGCTAGGTCACAAGGCCTGATACTTGTGACAAACAATACCAGGGAGTTTGCCCGCGTCACGGGGCTGCGGATAGAAGACTGGACATAA
- the vapB gene encoding type II toxin-antitoxin system antitoxin VapB — protein MMTAKLFENGRSQAVRLPKEYRFQGDEVMVNKIGDVVLLMPKGDKWSGFLSALNLFSDDFMEEGRGETAGQEREEL, from the coding sequence ATGATGACTGCAAAATTATTCGAAAATGGCCGGAGCCAGGCTGTAAGGCTGCCAAAGGAATACCGCTTCCAGGGGGATGAGGTCATGGTCAATAAAATAGGCGACGTGGTCCTCTTAATGCCGAAAGGGGATAAATGGTCCGGATTCCTAAGCGCTTTGAACCTGTTTTCCGATGATTTCATGGAAGAAGGACGTGGAGAGACGGCCGGGCAGGAGCGGGAAGAACTATGA
- a CDS encoding IS4 family transposase, with amino-acid sequence MFHQKIKQCFSHSVHLVSSVISEFTYSDTDLTRNRKFPADKLITFLVSQGSSSTKNELLDFFDMDPQSPTASALNQQRAKLSPDALEAVFRHFNHFASFYDQKKLRYRFLAADGSTFTFFSKPAFAPEEYHVSDGHSIKGFYSMHLNAFYDLQKHTYSDALIQPIHQKDEFSAFCEMVDRHDLLTGTKDVFIGDRGYCSYNNMVHVKEKGQYFLFRTKDIHSKGLVGNFEFPDADSFDIQVNVTLVRSHKKKISIKEGYYKRFVDAAASFDYVAYGSLDTYDLSFRIVRFPISDDSYECIVTNLPSDEFPSEQIKLLYYARWAIEGSFRKLKYTVGLSNFHAYKHRKGKHEI; translated from the coding sequence ATGTTCCATCAAAAAATTAAACAATGCTTTTCCCATTCCGTCCATCTTGTTTCATCCGTAATCTCCGAATTTACCTATTCGGACACCGATCTGACAAGGAACAGGAAGTTCCCCGCCGATAAGCTTATCACTTTCCTTGTTTCCCAAGGCTCCTCCAGCACAAAAAATGAATTGCTGGACTTCTTCGACATGGATCCACAGTCGCCAACTGCTTCGGCACTCAACCAGCAACGCGCAAAGCTTAGCCCGGATGCCCTGGAAGCTGTATTTCGGCATTTTAACCATTTTGCTTCCTTTTATGACCAAAAAAAGCTACGCTACCGCTTTCTTGCTGCAGATGGCTCCACCTTTACCTTTTTCAGTAAACCTGCTTTCGCCCCAGAAGAGTATCATGTCTCTGATGGACATTCAATAAAGGGCTTTTACAGTATGCATCTGAATGCTTTTTACGACTTACAGAAGCACACTTATTCCGATGCGCTGATCCAGCCGATCCATCAGAAAGATGAATTTAGTGCTTTCTGTGAAATGGTCGACCGCCACGATTTACTGACTGGTACAAAAGATGTTTTTATCGGTGACAGAGGCTATTGTTCTTACAACAACATGGTACATGTGAAGGAAAAAGGCCAGTATTTTTTATTTCGCACCAAAGATATCCATTCCAAAGGACTTGTTGGAAATTTTGAGTTTCCAGATGCAGACTCCTTTGATATTCAGGTGAATGTAACTCTGGTCCGCAGTCATAAAAAGAAGATATCGATTAAAGAAGGTTATTACAAACGCTTTGTGGATGCGGCTGCATCGTTTGATTACGTTGCATATGGTTCCTTGGATACCTACGATTTATCTTTTAGAATCGTACGGTTTCCGATATCGGATGATTCTTATGAATGCATCGTCACTAATCTGCCTTCAGATGAATTCCCGTCGGAACAAATAAAACTTCTATACTATGCCAGATGGGCCATTGAGGGGTCTTTCCGTAAGCTGAAATATACGGTCGGATTGAGTAACTTCCATGCCTACAAACATAGAAAAGGGAAACACGAAATATGA
- a CDS encoding NAD(P)-dependent malic enzyme, with protein sequence MDINQESLNLHYKLQGKIEVISRKKIETKEDLSLLYTPGVAQPCREIAADYNKSFELTRRNNLVAVITDGSAVLGLGDIGPAAGMPVMEGKCALFKEFADVDAFPICINSKDVDTIVQTIYLISQSFGGINLEDIAAPRCFEVEKRLKELCDIPVFHDDQHGTAIVAAAAMLNALKITGKEMGQMRIVVNGAGAAGIAIGKLLISMGFGNIIMCDINGIICEGDAGLNPGQEEISHVSNRNKEHGSLADAMKGADAFVGVSRPGLVTKEMVGTMNKGIVFAMANPVPEIMPEEALKGGAAVVGTGRSDFPNQINNVLVFPGIFKGALSVRAREITEAMKREAAYAIAKMIPEEELRADYIIPSPLNRQVADVVARAVAETAKREGIARSALLTISL encoded by the coding sequence ATGGACATTAATCAGGAATCATTGAATCTTCACTATAAGCTTCAGGGCAAGATCGAGGTGATATCCCGGAAAAAGATAGAGACAAAGGAAGACTTATCCCTGTTATACACACCGGGAGTTGCACAACCGTGCCGGGAGATTGCCGCAGACTATAATAAGTCCTTTGAGCTTACCAGAAGAAATAACCTGGTAGCTGTCATTACAGATGGAAGCGCAGTCCTGGGACTGGGAGATATCGGTCCGGCGGCAGGCATGCCGGTGATGGAGGGAAAATGCGCTCTGTTTAAGGAGTTTGCTGATGTAGATGCATTTCCCATCTGTATTAATTCAAAGGATGTAGATACCATTGTGCAGACCATTTATCTGATTTCACAGAGCTTTGGCGGAATCAATCTTGAAGATATAGCCGCGCCCAGATGCTTTGAAGTAGAAAAGCGGTTAAAGGAATTGTGTGATATTCCGGTGTTCCATGATGATCAGCATGGAACAGCCATTGTGGCTGCCGCTGCTATGCTGAATGCCCTGAAAATAACCGGGAAGGAAATGGGGCAGATGCGGATTGTGGTTAATGGAGCCGGCGCAGCAGGCATTGCGATTGGAAAGCTGTTAATCAGTATGGGATTCGGCAATATCATCATGTGCGATATCAACGGGATTATCTGCGAGGGGGATGCGGGACTGAATCCGGGGCAGGAGGAGATTTCTCATGTAAGCAACAGGAATAAGGAGCATGGAAGCCTGGCAGATGCAATGAAAGGGGCGGATGCATTTGTAGGCGTTTCGCGACCCGGCCTGGTAACAAAGGAAATGGTAGGTACTATGAATAAGGGAATCGTCTTTGCTATGGCTAATCCTGTGCCGGAAATCATGCCGGAGGAGGCGCTAAAGGGAGGCGCGGCAGTGGTAGGCACCGGTCGCTCGGATTTTCCGAACCAGATTAACAATGTGCTTGTATTTCCGGGAATTTTCAAAGGCGCGCTGTCTGTCAGAGCAAGGGAGATTACAGAGGCGATGAAGCGTGAGGCTGCTTATGCAATCGCAAAAATGATACCGGAGGAAGAGTTGAGAGCTGATTATATCATTCCCTCGCCCCTTAACAGGCAGGTGGCAGATGTGGTGGCCAGGGCCGTGGCGGAAACAGCGAAGAGGGAAGGAATAGCAAGGTCTGCGCTATTGACAATTTCTTTATAG